In a genomic window of Candidatus Thiothrix sulfatifontis:
- the hflK gene encoding FtsH protease activity modulator HflK → MSLREDLQQVSQHSQRLWLLLLGVIPLIYLLSGFYSVGAEQRGILSRFGKIVDDKIAPGMHYRLPWPIESVEKLQVTAVRSMELDFALDPHDKHLQLELTTGDENLINVALILQYNIQEAGIFQHQAVAPEQLLRQLAHAESIQYVASQKIGDLLTTGRNQFQSSLQQAIQQQTRTLNLGINITSVQIRRLEPPQSIKQVFDDVAVARAEKQEKIQVEQGERSSTLAKARSDANRQQQQTQAYVSELLARANGDRDRLMSTWEEYRQAPDLIGQRMYLEMLEQVMPKAKVTLAEPSSDNESTQEN, encoded by the coding sequence ATGAGTTTACGGGAAGACTTGCAACAAGTATCCCAGCACAGCCAGCGTTTATGGCTGTTGTTACTAGGGGTTATTCCCTTGATTTACCTGCTCAGTGGTTTTTATTCGGTGGGCGCAGAACAGCGCGGCATTCTCAGCCGTTTCGGTAAAATCGTGGATGACAAGATTGCACCCGGAATGCACTACCGCCTGCCTTGGCCAATCGAATCGGTAGAAAAATTGCAGGTAACAGCGGTGCGCTCGATGGAGCTGGATTTCGCCCTCGACCCCCATGACAAACACCTGCAACTCGAACTGACTACAGGCGACGAAAACCTCATCAATGTGGCACTGATTCTGCAATACAACATTCAGGAAGCCGGTATTTTCCAGCATCAAGCCGTAGCCCCCGAACAACTGTTGCGCCAATTGGCACACGCGGAAAGCATCCAATACGTCGCCAGCCAGAAAATCGGCGACCTGCTCACTACCGGGCGCAACCAGTTCCAATCCAGCCTGCAACAAGCCATTCAGCAACAAACCCGCACCCTGAATCTGGGGATCAATATCACCTCGGTGCAAATCCGCCGTCTGGAGCCGCCGCAATCCATTAAGCAAGTGTTTGATGATGTAGCAGTTGCCCGTGCCGAAAAGCAGGAAAAGATTCAGGTAGAACAAGGCGAACGTAGTTCCACCCTCGCCAAAGCCCGCAGTGATGCCAACCGCCAGCAGCAGCAGACGCAAGCCTATGTGAGTGAATTACTGGCGCGTGCCAATGGCGACCGTGACCGTCTGATGAGTACGTGGGAAGAATACCGCCAAGCGCCCGACCTCATTGGGCAGCGCATGTATCTGGAAATGCTGGAGCAGGTGATGCCGAAAGCTAAGGTAACGTTGGCAGAGCCATCAAGCGATAATGAATCGACACAGGAGAACTGA
- a CDS encoding nitroreductase family protein, with amino-acid sequence MTYLHSIFKPKDMALALAVDRVIRNRRTRKVLGHLHSPAVIPHGFTEKVEEAVRIAGWAPFHFPANKIHRQNELDSCVPWRFYALDQASCLTLAQCLLDNGAGNVTEDSTIIRMLAAAGSVVLSTWLPEPDHSSKAQHMNEEHLAGAAAAVQNLLLAGEARDLQTYWSSGGVLASSECFKLCGIPTEQKLLGAIFMFPPQPDSAADIHEGKLRNQRGTPDSWRTWVSLSKPQEQAA; translated from the coding sequence ATGACCTACCTGCACTCCATTTTCAAACCCAAGGATATGGCGTTGGCACTGGCAGTGGATCGCGTCATCCGCAACCGCCGCACACGAAAAGTGTTAGGCCACCTGCATTCCCCTGCCGTTATTCCCCACGGCTTCACCGAAAAAGTGGAAGAAGCCGTGCGCATCGCCGGTTGGGCACCGTTCCATTTCCCCGCCAATAAAATTCACCGTCAGAATGAACTTGATTCATGCGTCCCTTGGCGTTTTTACGCGCTGGATCAAGCCAGTTGCCTGACCTTGGCACAGTGCCTGCTGGATAACGGCGCGGGCAATGTGACCGAAGATTCCACCATTATCCGCATGTTAGCCGCTGCCGGTTCGGTGGTGTTAAGCACCTGGCTGCCCGAACCGGATCACAGCAGCAAAGCGCAACACATGAACGAAGAACACCTTGCCGGTGCTGCCGCCGCCGTCCAAAACCTGTTACTGGCAGGCGAAGCCCGCGATCTGCAAACCTATTGGTCTAGCGGTGGCGTGTTAGCCTCCAGCGAATGTTTCAAGCTGTGCGGCATCCCCACAGAACAAAAATTATTGGGCGCAATTTTCATGTTCCCGCCCCAACCAGACAGTGCCGCAGACATTCACGAAGGCAAATTGCGAAACCAACGCGGCACACCGGATAGCTGGCGCACGTGGGTGTCATTGAGCAAACCACAGGAGCAAGCTGCATGA
- the bfr gene encoding bacterioferritin: MKGNDRVIDVLKTLLAGELAARDQYFIHSRMCDDWGLTKLFAHYEHERQEESAHADAIIRRILFLEGVPDLNNQDSLNVGSDVPSMFKNDLALEYHVVGALRAAIKICEEESDYVTREMLRLQLSDTEEDHAYFLEKQLGLIDKIGLQNYLQSQM, encoded by the coding sequence ATGAAAGGCAATGACCGCGTTATCGACGTGCTGAAAACCCTGTTAGCGGGTGAATTGGCAGCACGCGACCAATATTTCATCCATTCGCGCATGTGTGATGATTGGGGTTTAACCAAATTGTTTGCGCATTACGAGCATGAACGTCAGGAAGAAAGTGCCCATGCCGATGCCATTATTCGCCGTATCCTATTCCTCGAAGGTGTGCCGGACCTGAACAATCAAGACAGCCTGAATGTGGGTTCCGATGTGCCCAGCATGTTTAAGAATGACCTCGCGCTGGAATACCACGTTGTTGGCGCGTTGAGAGCGGCGATTAAAATCTGTGAAGAGGAAAGCGATTACGTCACCCGCGAAATGCTGCGCTTACAACTGTCTGATACCGAAGAAGATCATGCTTACTTCTTGGAAAAACAGTTGGGCTTGATTGACAAAATTGGTCTGCAAAATTACCTGCAATCGCAGATGTAA
- a CDS encoding TonB-dependent receptor plug domain-containing protein — translation MTLAAATNATAEEVFSLDTVVVSASKSAQKQGETDGTMSVVKQESIQKNMANSVDEVFKYTPSVTVSGSGIRGDSPINIRGITGN, via the coding sequence TTGACCCTTGCCGCCGCTACCAACGCAACTGCCGAAGAGGTGTTTTCGTTGGATACCGTGGTTGTGAGTGCGTCCAAATCCGCACAAAAGCAAGGCGAAACCGACGGCACCATGAGTGTGGTCAAACAGGAAAGTATTCAGAAAAACATGGCGAATTCCGTGGATGAAGTGTTTAAGTACACCCCATCCGTGACGGTCAGCGGCTCCGGTATTCGGGGTGATTCCCCCATCAATATTCGCGGCATTACCGGCAACTAG
- a CDS encoding glutamate--cysteine ligase — translation MNPFRFGIEHEVAFYRADGKFADFTNTGFEDFQQIVDRLPEHPADAEHLRSGDAGIRRKRWYIEGYERFNEDGTLLTCVPKGLEIRTTIHTSIQSVLNELQDSYTLLLEMAARYGYRPAPVSFNPEQVKFTPNPPLNAFEREQQRNESPEERDTAHIPMLTYGPDLSLSQPGMNSAAMVDAASKLTYYSPFIVPFSFNSPFYAGEIWSGLSIRTWKRTGARPAALVFPPDSGHLLHSNPTLTKAPRHPAEAGRIEFKAFDSSSDFTLYGALFALLKGLVLDNSLPGRAIVPNAHQHQISAMQAFDNPLIFKFAWQALHAADRALGNDPDHQLLEPLFDMLQRKRTPAHDLLEMRLCA, via the coding sequence ATGAATCCGTTCCGTTTTGGCATTGAACACGAAGTCGCGTTTTACCGCGCTGATGGCAAGTTTGCCGATTTCACCAACACTGGTTTTGAGGATTTCCAGCAAATCGTTGACCGCCTGCCGGAACACCCCGCTGATGCCGAGCATTTGCGCAGTGGCGATGCGGGTATTCGCCGCAAACGTTGGTATATCGAAGGTTACGAACGCTTCAACGAAGATGGCACACTGCTGACTTGCGTACCCAAAGGCCTCGAAATCCGCACCACCATTCACACCAGCATTCAAAGCGTGTTGAACGAATTGCAGGACAGTTACACCCTGTTGCTGGAGATGGCGGCACGTTATGGCTATCGCCCTGCCCCCGTGAGTTTCAACCCAGAACAGGTAAAATTCACTCCGAACCCTCCGCTGAATGCGTTTGAACGCGAACAACAGCGCAACGAATCGCCCGAAGAACGCGATACTGCCCATATCCCCATGCTCACTTATGGCCCTGACCTGAGCTTGTCGCAACCGGGCATGAATAGCGCGGCAATGGTGGACGCTGCCAGCAAACTGACGTATTACAGCCCGTTTATTGTGCCTTTCAGTTTCAACTCGCCCTTTTATGCGGGGGAAATTTGGTCAGGTTTGTCGATCCGCACATGGAAACGTACCGGTGCACGCCCCGCCGCGTTGGTGTTCCCACCCGATAGCGGGCATCTGCTGCATTCAAACCCTACCCTGACTAAAGCACCGCGTCATCCGGCAGAAGCAGGACGGATTGAGTTCAAAGCGTTTGATTCCAGCAGTGATTTTACCTTGTATGGCGCACTGTTTGCCTTGCTGAAAGGGCTGGTGCTGGATAATAGCTTGCCGGGGCGAGCCATTGTGCCGAATGCGCACCAGCATCAAATATCAGCGATGCAGGCATTTGATAACCCCTTGATTTTCAAGTTTGCATGGCAAGCACTCCATGCCGCTGATCGAGCATTAGGCAATGACCCTGACCATCAATTGTTGGAACCACTGTTTGATATGTTGCAACGCAAACGCACGCCCGCACATGATTTGCTTGAGATGAGATTGTGCGCATAA
- the bfr gene encoding bacterioferritin has product MKGNPDINRSLNLALRSQLTAINQYFLHARMCKNWGLEGFNKHEYKRSINAMKQADELIERILFLEALPNLQDLGKLYLGEDVPEIIANDLRLAGEVVAELRSVIAACEQAQDYVSRDMLQEILEEEEEQIDWLESQQWAIQNAGLPNYLQSMMNA; this is encoded by the coding sequence ATGAAAGGAAATCCCGACATCAACCGTTCGCTGAATCTGGCGCTACGCAGCCAGTTGACGGCGATCAACCAATACTTCCTGCACGCCCGCATGTGTAAAAACTGGGGCTTGGAAGGTTTCAACAAGCACGAATACAAACGTTCCATTAACGCCATGAAACAGGCGGACGAGCTGATCGAACGCATTCTGTTTCTGGAAGCACTGCCCAATCTGCAAGACCTTGGCAAGCTGTATCTTGGCGAAGATGTGCCGGAAATCATCGCCAACGATTTACGTTTAGCGGGTGAAGTGGTGGCTGAATTGCGCAGTGTGATTGCGGCGTGTGAACAAGCGCAGGATTACGTAAGCCGCGACATGCTGCAAGAAATCCTTGAAGAGGAAGAAGAGCAAATCGACTGGTTGGAATCCCAGCAATGGGCAATCCAGAATGCCGGTTTGCCCAATTATTTACAATCCATGATGAACGCATAA
- a CDS encoding hemin uptake protein HemP, which produces MTDVEPHRVNLEELMRGCKKIILQHGKRPYCLTITRRGNLILTSADDDADKQPSLDRSAEKSAQ; this is translated from the coding sequence ATGACGGATGTCGAACCACACCGCGTCAATCTGGAAGAATTGATGCGCGGCTGCAAAAAAATTATTCTTCAGCACGGCAAGCGTCCTTATTGTTTGACCATTACCCGCCGGGGCAATTTGATCCTCACTTCGGCAGATGATGACGCAGACAAGCAACCTTCCCTTGACCGTTCCGCTGAAAAATCTGCCCAATAA
- a CDS encoding peptidase, with product MKTLSHIVSAALFGGVLCTTPLLVSAETVTAKAVMETYVNIAHASFNDSFTTAKILQEKVDAFIANPTAETQQAAQDAWLAARKPYSQTEAFRFSNKNVDDWEGQVNAWPLDEGLIDYVKTDAYDHEEGNQFASANIIAGKDPITLELLKSLHEKGGSEANVATGYHAIEFLLWGQDFNEDSKDAGKRPPTDYAKGDACTNGNCERRAAYLKAATDLLVADTQQMADDWADGKAGNYRSGFLALDEKEALRRMLFGMGSLSLGELAGERMNVALLAHSQEDEHSCFSDNTHHDIAENARSIQNIFNGTYTRTDGTTVTGASLSQLVASKDAKASATLVSKLADTQQKAEAIVEAAKNGENFDQQIKPDNKDGNKRIKAAIAALRSQTGDIEAAAKAVGIDSLNPETSDSFGG from the coding sequence ATGAAAACCCTTTCCCACATCGTCTCAGCCGCCCTATTCGGTGGCGTATTATGCACCACACCCCTGTTAGTCAGCGCTGAAACCGTTACTGCCAAAGCGGTGATGGAAACCTATGTGAATATTGCCCACGCCAGTTTTAATGATTCATTCACCACCGCCAAAATCTTACAAGAAAAAGTCGATGCCTTCATTGCCAACCCCACCGCCGAAACCCAGCAAGCCGCCCAAGATGCTTGGTTAGCCGCACGTAAACCTTACAGCCAAACCGAAGCCTTCCGATTTAGCAATAAAAATGTGGACGACTGGGAAGGCCAAGTCAACGCTTGGCCGCTCGACGAGGGCTTGATTGATTACGTCAAAACTGACGCCTACGACCACGAGGAAGGCAACCAATTTGCCAGCGCCAATATCATTGCAGGCAAAGACCCAATCACGCTGGAACTGCTGAAATCGCTGCATGAAAAAGGCGGCTCCGAAGCCAACGTTGCCACCGGCTACCACGCCATCGAATTCCTGCTGTGGGGGCAAGATTTTAACGAAGACTCCAAAGATGCCGGAAAGCGCCCCCCCACCGATTACGCCAAAGGTGACGCTTGCACCAACGGCAATTGTGAACGCCGCGCCGCCTACTTGAAAGCTGCTACCGATTTATTGGTCGCCGATACGCAACAAATGGCGGATGACTGGGCAGATGGTAAAGCCGGTAACTACCGCAGCGGTTTCCTCGCACTCGATGAAAAAGAAGCGTTGCGCCGCATGTTATTCGGCATGGGCAGCCTAAGCCTCGGCGAACTCGCGGGCGAACGCATGAACGTAGCATTGTTGGCACATTCGCAGGAAGACGAACACTCCTGTTTCAGCGACAACACCCACCACGACATTGCTGAAAACGCCCGCAGCATCCAAAACATTTTCAACGGCACTTACACGCGCACCGATGGCACAACGGTAACGGGCGCAAGCCTCTCGCAACTGGTTGCCAGCAAGGATGCCAAAGCCAGCGCAACCTTGGTCAGCAAACTCGCTGATACCCAACAAAAAGCCGAAGCCATTGTGGAAGCGGCGAAAAACGGCGAAAATTTCGACCAGCAAATCAAGCCGGATAACAAAGACGGTAACAAACGCATCAAAGCCGCGATTGCTGCCTTACGCAGCCAAACCGGTGACATCGAAGCAGCGGCGAAAGCCGTGGGTATCGACAGCCTGAACCCGGAAACCAGCGACTCCTTTGGTGGATAA
- a CDS encoding (2Fe-2S)-binding protein, giving the protein MYVCICHSVTDKAIKKAVKHGHETLEAIQQELKVGTCCGRCKSHACEVIEETLNPDTFHFNLNLMQGAFA; this is encoded by the coding sequence ATGTACGTTTGTATTTGCCACTCTGTGACCGACAAAGCGATCAAGAAAGCCGTTAAACACGGCCACGAGACGCTGGAAGCCATTCAACAAGAGCTGAAAGTCGGCACGTGTTGCGGGCGCTGCAAAAGTCATGCCTGTGAAGTCATCGAAGAAACCCTCAACCCTGATACTTTCCACTTTAACCTCAACCTGATGCAAGGTGCATTCGCATGA
- a CDS encoding protease modulator HflC: protein MKKILWTLATLIVAGYLLSTCLVPVKESETVVIMQFGKPVRTIRDAGLAFKLPAPIQTRTMLDKRLQLLGLEPAEFVTRDRRNLVVSSFAVWRIAEPETFLKSVRDLETARLRLQELLNAGIGAAIGNIPLGDIFSVDGQQQGLPPLFATITGNSTTTALKEFGIEIIAVRPNRFGFPKQNLQSIYQRMMSEQERTAKQHRAEGQEAAAKIRAETEREARELLAQAYRESQTVKGKGEAEAARIYAEAFQADAAYYQFSRSLDAYQKIIGENTSFILSSDTPLFSYLLSPPSAKTSAPATLVPEALP from the coding sequence ATGAAAAAAATCTTATGGACGCTTGCCACCCTGATTGTGGCTGGCTACCTGTTGTCCACCTGCCTCGTGCCAGTCAAGGAAAGCGAAACCGTCGTCATCATGCAATTCGGCAAACCCGTGCGCACCATCCGCGACGCGGGGCTGGCGTTCAAACTTCCCGCCCCCATCCAGACCCGCACGATGCTGGACAAGCGCCTGCAATTACTGGGGCTGGAACCGGCTGAATTCGTGACCCGCGACCGCCGCAATCTGGTCGTCAGTAGCTTCGCCGTGTGGCGGATTGCCGAACCGGAAACCTTCCTCAAAAGCGTGCGTGACTTAGAAACCGCCCGCTTGCGCCTGCAAGAACTGCTCAATGCCGGGATTGGTGCTGCCATCGGCAATATTCCGTTGGGTGACATTTTCAGCGTCGATGGGCAACAACAGGGTTTACCGCCCTTATTTGCCACCATCACCGGCAATAGTACCACCACCGCGCTGAAAGAATTCGGCATCGAAATCATCGCCGTGCGCCCCAACCGTTTCGGTTTCCCCAAACAAAACCTGCAATCCATCTACCAGCGCATGATGTCGGAACAGGAACGCACCGCCAAACAACACCGCGCCGAAGGGCAGGAAGCCGCTGCCAAGATCCGTGCCGAAACCGAACGCGAAGCCCGCGAGTTACTCGCACAAGCTTATCGCGAAAGCCAAACCGTCAAAGGCAAAGGCGAAGCCGAAGCTGCACGCATTTACGCCGAAGCATTTCAGGCCGATGCAGCCTATTACCAGTTCAGTCGCTCACTGGATGCTTACCAAAAAATCATCGGCGAAAACACCAGCTTCATTTTGTCATCCGACACCCCGCTGTTCAGCTACTTGCTGTCACCGCCATCCGCGAAAACGTCTGCACCTGCCACGCTGGTGCCGGAGGCGCTCCCATGA